A genomic segment from Alistipes senegalensis JC50 encodes:
- a CDS encoding BACON domain-containing protein — MKRLFRLFTAFALLAGAWACSDDQTSEVRINDGAEFLSLDYLARSGKITVNAPAPWSVIVSSGNFGGGNDPDWVTLSANEGPEGYSEIDVTFAANPGPARSALLLFDCNGETTAFTLSQSARDTGFDAPDYYFYAAYGTMPALYAGLHLLSHDKPSYFFYERPQTYDPELFPDYATVFTAANPDAGATTEEIYAINEQMKRRILEINAEDPTAVFGLYVTDLACRAGYDWFVGQGIDSARVKVTMLSDGTGTYNNFHTFFGDPATAEQNWNDYAARVEALDWNHGGRYPETRAPQDLVSDEWIAYLSTRPNYRLMLQNASLMESSGPFMTQKLAEMKMESVQPYELLTALPEEAKKEFYRMANFDYDRFKALFDASPKGNLIILGTSHTTDESRRQQAAYVQRIMEQYGAEYDVFFKPHPADGSSSDYEERFPGLTLLPGQMPFEIFVWSLLDEVNLIGGYPSTTFLSVPLDKVGFLFAADAASLPRPLNLLFSDAPNVEWMQP, encoded by the coding sequence ATGAAACGACTATTTCGCCTTTTCACGGCGTTCGCCCTCCTGGCGGGAGCGTGGGCCTGTTCCGACGACCAAACTTCGGAGGTCCGCATCAACGACGGCGCCGAATTCCTTTCGCTCGACTACCTCGCCCGCAGCGGCAAGATCACGGTGAACGCACCGGCTCCCTGGAGCGTCATCGTATCGTCAGGGAATTTCGGGGGGGGGAATGACCCTGACTGGGTGACCCTCTCGGCAAACGAGGGGCCCGAAGGATATTCCGAAATCGACGTGACCTTCGCCGCGAATCCGGGCCCTGCCCGCAGCGCGCTGCTGCTCTTCGACTGCAACGGGGAGACCACCGCCTTCACCCTCTCGCAGAGCGCCCGGGACACGGGATTCGACGCCCCGGACTACTATTTCTACGCCGCATACGGCACGATGCCGGCCCTCTATGCGGGTCTGCACCTGCTCTCGCACGACAAACCGAGCTATTTCTTCTACGAGCGTCCCCAGACCTACGATCCGGAGTTGTTCCCGGACTACGCCACGGTCTTCACCGCCGCAAATCCCGATGCCGGAGCCACCACCGAGGAGATTTACGCAATAAACGAGCAGATGAAACGCCGCATTCTGGAGATCAACGCCGAGGACCCCACGGCCGTATTCGGGCTCTACGTCACCGACCTGGCCTGCCGCGCGGGCTACGACTGGTTCGTCGGGCAGGGCATCGACTCGGCGCGCGTGAAGGTGACGATGCTCTCCGACGGCACGGGCACCTACAACAATTTCCACACCTTCTTCGGCGATCCGGCCACGGCCGAGCAGAACTGGAACGACTACGCCGCCCGGGTCGAGGCCCTCGACTGGAACCACGGCGGCCGTTATCCCGAAACCCGCGCCCCGCAGGACCTCGTCTCCGACGAATGGATCGCCTATCTCTCGACGCGCCCCAATTACCGGCTGATGCTCCAAAACGCCTCCCTGATGGAGTCGTCGGGGCCCTTTATGACGCAGAAACTCGCCGAGATGAAGATGGAGAGCGTCCAGCCCTACGAACTGCTGACGGCCCTCCCGGAAGAGGCCAAGAAGGAGTTCTACCGCATGGCCAATTTCGACTACGACCGGTTCAAGGCCCTGTTCGACGCCTCGCCGAAAGGAAACCTCATCATCCTCGGCACGAGCCACACCACCGACGAGAGCCGCCGACAGCAGGCCGCCTACGTACAGCGCATCATGGAGCAGTACGGCGCCGAATACGACGTATTCTTCAAACCCCATCCGGCCGACGGTTCGTCGTCCGACTACGAAGAGCGGTTCCCGGGGCTGACGCTCCTGCCGGGACAGATGCCGTTCGAGATCTTCGTCTGGTCGCTGCTCGACGAGGTGAACCTCATCGGCGGCTATCCCTCGACGACATTCCTCTCCGTGCCGCTCGACAAGGTGGGATTCCTCTTCGCGGCCGACGCCGCGAGCCTCCCCCGGCCGCTGAACCTCCTCTTCAGCGACGCCCCGAACGTGGAGTGGATGCAGCCGTGA
- a CDS encoding GNAT family N-acetyltransferase, whose protein sequence is MEQKEMAPIIEPLDRESLLAELTPARKMRDTNKAGNEIYIFSAAECPALMREVGRLREIAFRGAGGGTGQEVDIDAEDLARDGYYQLIVWDPAAQEIVGGYRFIVCTTPNPRHLSTEHYFRFSERFRRKFLPRTIELGRSFVQPAYQARGNAKSIYALDNLWDGLGALIVLNPKAKYLFGKVTMYTNYKSVARNALIWFLRRYFPDRDKLVEGIRPIELDLDDPYYEELFCGATYMENYRILIQKIREFNENIPPLINAYMNLSPTMRVFDTVSNPDFGDVEETGILVTIRDIYPEKRLRYTRWLGWRANLKHRREEFSEHLREHLERMKKKRNA, encoded by the coding sequence ATGGAACAGAAAGAGATGGCACCCATTATAGAACCCCTCGACCGGGAGTCGCTGCTCGCGGAGCTGACACCCGCCCGCAAAATGCGCGACACGAACAAGGCCGGGAACGAGATCTACATCTTCTCGGCCGCCGAATGTCCCGCGCTGATGCGCGAGGTGGGGCGTCTGCGCGAAATCGCCTTCCGCGGCGCAGGCGGCGGCACGGGTCAGGAGGTGGACATCGACGCGGAGGACCTCGCCCGCGACGGCTACTACCAGCTGATCGTCTGGGACCCCGCGGCCCAGGAGATCGTCGGCGGCTACCGCTTCATCGTCTGCACCACGCCCAATCCCCGCCATCTCTCGACCGAACATTATTTCCGTTTCAGCGAGCGCTTCCGCCGCAAATTCCTCCCCCGGACCATCGAACTGGGGCGTTCGTTCGTGCAGCCCGCCTACCAGGCCCGCGGCAATGCCAAGAGCATCTACGCGCTGGACAACCTCTGGGACGGGCTCGGGGCGCTGATCGTGCTGAACCCCAAAGCCAAATACCTCTTCGGGAAGGTCACGATGTACACCAACTACAAGTCGGTGGCGCGCAACGCGCTGATCTGGTTCCTGCGCCGCTATTTCCCCGACCGCGACAAGTTGGTGGAGGGCATCCGCCCGATCGAGCTCGACCTCGACGACCCCTACTACGAGGAGCTGTTCTGCGGCGCGACCTACATGGAGAACTACCGCATCCTGATCCAGAAGATCCGCGAATTCAACGAGAATATCCCGCCGCTGATCAACGCCTACATGAATCTCTCGCCCACGATGCGGGTCTTCGACACGGTGTCGAACCCCGATTTCGGCGATGTGGAGGAGACGGGCATCCTGGTCACGATCCGGGACATCTATCCCGAAAAACGCCTGCGCTACACCCGCTGGCTGGGGTGGAGGGCCAACCTCAAACACCGCCGCGAGGAGTTCAGCGAACACCTGCGCGAACACCTCGAACGGATGAAGAAAAAGCGGAACGCCTGA
- a CDS encoding acyltransferase, whose product MPKIDIGAILRKKAPRLARWIPRPAISWLRRTIHEKEINHILEHYWNLPPQEFIRACFREWQVTYSIEGLEKLDPRGRYIFASNHPFGGMDGMMLADKLIDRFGDARVVVNDLLMHLEPLRPLWIPVNKHGSQSTAYARKFDEEFFGERPILTFPAGLCSRCIDGEVTDPVWKISFLKKAYASQRQIVPVFVEGELSKFFYRVYRIRKALGIKFNIEMLWLPDEMFSQKGKHFRIVVGDPIPVADLQRYGSLHEQTEEVRKKAYFLKNRLDPPAK is encoded by the coding sequence ATGCCAAAAATCGACATCGGCGCCATACTCAGGAAGAAGGCTCCACGACTGGCCCGCTGGATTCCGCGCCCGGCCATAAGCTGGCTGCGCCGCACCATTCACGAAAAGGAGATAAACCACATCCTCGAACACTACTGGAACCTGCCGCCGCAGGAGTTCATCCGCGCCTGTTTCCGCGAATGGCAGGTCACCTATTCGATCGAGGGGCTCGAAAAACTCGATCCCAGAGGACGCTACATATTCGCCTCGAACCACCCGTTCGGAGGCATGGACGGCATGATGCTGGCCGACAAGCTGATCGACCGCTTCGGCGACGCGAGGGTGGTGGTCAACGACCTGCTGATGCACCTCGAACCGCTGCGGCCGCTGTGGATTCCGGTGAACAAGCACGGTTCGCAGAGCACGGCCTACGCCCGTAAGTTCGACGAGGAGTTCTTCGGCGAGCGGCCGATCCTGACCTTCCCCGCGGGCCTCTGCTCGCGCTGCATCGACGGCGAGGTGACCGACCCCGTGTGGAAGATCAGCTTCCTGAAAAAAGCCTACGCCTCACAGCGGCAGATCGTCCCGGTCTTCGTCGAAGGCGAGCTGTCGAAATTCTTCTACCGCGTCTACCGGATACGCAAGGCGCTGGGAATCAAATTCAACATCGAGATGCTGTGGCTTCCCGACGAGATGTTCTCGCAGAAGGGCAAGCACTTCCGCATCGTCGTCGGCGACCCGATCCCCGTGGCCGACCTGCAACGCTACGGATCGTTGCACGAACAGACGGAAGAAGTACGCAAAAAAGCGTATTTTTTGAAAAACAGACTCGATCCCCCGGCAAAGTAG
- the rsmH gene encoding 16S rRNA (cytosine(1402)-N(4))-methyltransferase RsmH, giving the protein MSQYHTPVLLEESVALLGIDPAGTYADLTFGGGGHSRRILAGLGPEGRLYGFDQDRDTLANCPDDARFHYVESNFRFLRGALRLRGVREVDGILADLGVSSHHFDALERGFSFRGEAPLDMRMNQRGRLTAADVVNNYTAEELTRILGDWGEIETPWKVANCLAKARAAEPVTTTAQLVAAVKPCTPRKDESKFLTKLFQALRIEVNGEMEALKMALEQSLKVLKPGGRLVVISYHSLEDRLVKNFMRSGNFSGTVEKDFFGRPQVPFEPVTRKAVTPSAEELGRNPRSRSAKLRAAEKLSERPKV; this is encoded by the coding sequence ATGTCGCAATATCATACTCCCGTGCTGCTGGAAGAGTCTGTGGCTCTGCTCGGTATTGATCCCGCGGGCACCTACGCCGACCTCACTTTCGGCGGAGGCGGCCATTCGCGCCGCATCCTCGCCGGACTGGGTCCCGAAGGGCGTCTTTACGGCTTCGATCAGGACCGCGATACGCTGGCCAACTGTCCCGACGACGCGCGGTTCCACTATGTGGAGAGCAATTTCCGCTTCCTGCGCGGCGCGTTGAGGCTGCGCGGCGTAAGGGAGGTGGACGGCATTCTGGCCGACCTGGGGGTCTCGTCGCACCATTTCGACGCCCTCGAACGGGGCTTTTCGTTCCGCGGCGAGGCGCCGCTCGACATGCGCATGAACCAGCGGGGACGACTGACGGCGGCGGACGTCGTGAACAACTATACCGCGGAGGAGCTGACCCGCATTCTGGGCGACTGGGGCGAGATCGAAACCCCGTGGAAGGTCGCCAACTGTCTGGCGAAGGCCCGGGCCGCGGAGCCCGTGACCACCACGGCGCAGCTGGTCGCGGCGGTGAAGCCCTGCACCCCCCGGAAGGACGAATCCAAATTCCTGACCAAGCTCTTTCAGGCGCTCCGCATCGAGGTCAACGGCGAGATGGAGGCGCTGAAAATGGCGCTGGAGCAGAGCCTCAAGGTGCTGAAACCCGGCGGGCGGCTGGTGGTGATCTCCTACCATTCGCTCGAAGACCGGCTGGTGAAGAATTTCATGCGCAGCGGCAACTTCTCGGGCACGGTCGAAAAGGATTTTTTCGGTCGTCCGCAGGTGCCGTTCGAGCCGGTCACGCGCAAGGCCGTGACCCCTTCGGCCGAGGAGCTCGGCCGCAACCCCCGTTCCCGCTCGGCGAAACTCCGGGCGGCGGAGAAACTTTCGGAAAGGCCGAAAGTTTAA
- a CDS encoding FtsL-like putative cell division protein has product MYRDHEFDPVTPEEQARREQDEEFARRVRREVLRMERGEAEEDIRADEEREAEERAEAEERERRESRRRASTFWQLFSGSILVREGVSKYYPYMLTIAGMFFLSIVVMFWSLHLDMRYTRLERDVQKLRERSIRMQEQRYQRTTHSAIVRQLEARGIELYDPLVPGEIIDD; this is encoded by the coding sequence ATGTACCGCGACCACGAATTCGACCCCGTGACCCCCGAGGAGCAGGCCCGCCGCGAGCAGGACGAGGAGTTCGCGCGCCGCGTGCGCCGCGAGGTGCTGCGCATGGAGCGCGGCGAGGCGGAGGAGGACATCCGTGCCGACGAGGAGCGCGAGGCCGAGGAGCGTGCCGAAGCCGAGGAGCGCGAGCGGCGGGAGAGCCGCCGCAGGGCGAGCACCTTCTGGCAGTTGTTTTCGGGTTCGATCCTCGTGCGCGAGGGCGTTTCGAAATACTATCCCTACATGCTGACCATCGCGGGGATGTTCTTCCTGAGCATCGTGGTGATGTTCTGGTCGCTGCACCTCGACATGCGCTACACGCGCCTCGAACGCGACGTGCAGAAGCTCCGCGAACGCTCGATCCGCATGCAGGAGCAGCGTTACCAGCGCACGACCCATTCGGCCATCGTGCGCCAGCTGGAGGCGCGGGGCATCGAACTTTACGACCCGCTCGTTCCGGGCGAGATCATTGACGACTGA
- a CDS encoding penicillin-binding protein codes for MKQERSKVKSDILLRVRLLYVLFILAGGIVLARLVWVQLFSAEVAYNADRLAGRIFTEEVIPAQRGSILSRDGEPLATSIFRYQAAFDFASPGLDSLKTFREQADSLAKLLAAFFRDKPASAYSKRFRDEHARRYRLVNPRDTSYLRSEGWFSRMMDRMRGEEYVTRRIYDTIRDHTPVMIFPREVDYAEWETLRRYPLLNWNMGMVYRLIERDERIYPQGELARRTIGLTGDKGNYGIEEAYREELAGRDGKAVRQRIARGFYGRVAGGDHVDPVDGFDVVTTLDLDLQDVADKALRRQLEQQNALWGTTIVMEVRTGEILAMVNLGRNADGTFAERENYALGRSMEPGSTFKLATMLTLLDDAEMPPSTVYDTHDGDPVTVGPAKNIRDSHRGDREIDFRRAVASSSNVYFAKAIWDRYGITGKKQEYSDFLHKELHLGETVGLERLGERKPSITTDWKVPDPGVMLVKMAYGYRVRMAPIQVITFYNAIANDGKMISPVLVRELRRGERVEEEFESRTIASSIASRSALREVRACLQAVCTEGTASAFFRDTTRVRVAAKTGTAQITSPTEGGRPYLGSMVAYFPADEPRYTVLTTIETRAQPGKAYYGGPLAGPVVKRMVDYIYNRGRDWYARIDDDGPRRYPERMKGGDIAQIRRVADKLSRRTSFDSRTGWGRATVDSLANVSITSLPEDRSVMPDVRGMGLKDALFILESRGLKVRFTGQGAVTQQSISAGTRIVPGTAVSITLK; via the coding sequence ATGAAACAGGAACGGTCGAAGGTCAAAAGCGATATTCTGCTGCGGGTGAGGCTTCTCTACGTGCTGTTCATCCTCGCCGGGGGCATTGTGCTCGCACGGCTCGTCTGGGTGCAGCTGTTCAGCGCGGAGGTGGCCTACAACGCCGACCGCCTCGCCGGGCGCATCTTCACCGAGGAGGTGATCCCGGCTCAGCGGGGCAGCATCCTTTCGCGCGACGGCGAACCGCTGGCCACGTCGATTTTCCGCTATCAGGCCGCGTTCGACTTCGCCTCGCCGGGGCTCGATTCGCTCAAGACATTCCGGGAGCAGGCCGACTCGCTGGCCAAACTGCTGGCCGCCTTTTTCCGGGACAAACCCGCCTCGGCTTACTCGAAGAGGTTCCGCGACGAACACGCCCGCCGCTACCGGCTGGTGAATCCCCGCGACACCTCCTACCTGCGCTCCGAGGGGTGGTTTTCGCGGATGATGGACCGCATGCGGGGCGAGGAGTATGTCACGCGACGCATCTACGACACGATCCGCGACCATACGCCCGTGATGATCTTCCCCCGCGAGGTGGATTACGCCGAGTGGGAGACCCTCCGGCGCTATCCGCTGTTGAACTGGAATATGGGCATGGTCTACCGGCTCATCGAGCGCGACGAACGCATCTACCCGCAGGGCGAACTGGCCCGCCGCACCATCGGACTGACGGGCGACAAGGGCAATTACGGCATCGAGGAGGCTTACCGCGAGGAGCTGGCCGGGCGCGACGGCAAAGCCGTGCGGCAGCGCATCGCGCGCGGCTTTTACGGCCGGGTGGCGGGCGGTGACCATGTGGACCCGGTGGACGGCTTCGACGTGGTGACGACGCTCGATCTCGATTTGCAGGATGTGGCCGACAAGGCCCTGCGGCGGCAGCTGGAGCAGCAGAACGCCCTGTGGGGCACGACGATCGTGATGGAGGTCCGCACGGGCGAGATTCTGGCGATGGTGAATCTCGGCCGCAATGCCGACGGGACTTTCGCCGAACGCGAGAATTACGCCCTGGGGCGCAGTATGGAGCCGGGTTCGACCTTCAAGCTGGCGACGATGCTCACGCTGCTGGACGACGCCGAAATGCCGCCCTCGACGGTCTACGACACCCACGACGGCGACCCGGTGACGGTGGGCCCGGCCAAGAACATCCGCGATTCGCACCGCGGCGACCGCGAGATCGACTTCCGGCGCGCCGTGGCTTCGTCGTCGAACGTCTACTTCGCCAAGGCGATCTGGGACCGTTACGGGATCACGGGCAAGAAGCAGGAGTACAGCGATTTCCTCCATAAGGAACTGCATCTGGGCGAAACCGTCGGGCTGGAACGCCTCGGCGAACGGAAACCCTCGATCACGACCGACTGGAAGGTCCCCGACCCGGGGGTGATGCTGGTCAAGATGGCCTACGGCTACCGCGTGCGGATGGCTCCGATTCAGGTCATCACGTTCTATAACGCCATCGCCAACGACGGAAAGATGATCTCCCCGGTGCTGGTGCGCGAACTGCGCCGCGGCGAACGGGTCGAGGAGGAGTTCGAGAGCCGGACCATCGCTTCGTCCATCGCTTCGCGGTCGGCTCTGCGCGAGGTGCGCGCCTGCTTGCAGGCGGTCTGCACGGAGGGCACGGCCAGCGCGTTTTTCCGTGACACCACCCGTGTCCGCGTGGCGGCCAAGACCGGCACGGCGCAGATCACCTCGCCCACCGAGGGCGGGCGGCCCTATCTGGGTTCGATGGTGGCCTATTTCCCGGCCGACGAACCCCGCTATACGGTGCTCACGACCATCGAGACCCGTGCGCAGCCCGGAAAAGCCTACTACGGAGGTCCGCTGGCGGGTCCCGTCGTGAAGCGCATGGTCGATTACATTTACAACCGGGGCCGCGACTGGTATGCCCGGATCGACGACGACGGGCCGCGCCGCTATCCCGAGCGGATGAAGGGCGGCGACATCGCCCAGATCCGCCGCGTGGCCGACAAACTCTCGCGCCGCACCTCGTTCGACAGCCGCACGGGGTGGGGACGCGCCACGGTGGACAGCCTTGCGAACGTTTCGATCACCAGTCTGCCCGAAGACCGGAGCGTGATGCCCGACGTGCGCGGGATGGGGCTCAAGGACGCCCTCTTCATCCTCGAAAGCCGCGGCCTGAAGGTCCGCTTCACGGGGCAGGGGGCCGTGACACAGCAAAGCATCTCCGCCGGAACCCGCATCGTGCCGGGGACGGCGGTGAGTATAACATTGAAATGA
- a CDS encoding UDP-N-acetylmuramoyl-L-alanyl-D-glutamate--2,6-diaminopimelate ligase, translated as MKKLSELLENTTVGALYGDGSAAIAGLTYDSRAVKPGDCFFAVPGTQSDGHDYIPSAVAKGAAAVVCERMPETAAEGVAYVVVEDSAGAMADMAAAFYGYPSRELKLVGITGTNGKTTTVTLLYDLVRALGYKAGLVSTVVYKIDGREIEATHTTPDPIRLNAMMREMADAGCEFCFMECSSHAIVQERTRGLDFAGGIFSNITHDHLDYHKTFAEYIRAKKLFFDGLPKGAFALTNADDRNGRVMVQNTAAAVSTYSLRAMADFRCKIVEMHLDGMLLRIDGQELWVGLLGRFNAYNLLAVYGAAVLLGLDRSEVLRVLSVLHAVSGRFEKVRAANGTTAIVDYAHTPDALENVIQTIEEIRTPGQQLIVVCGCGGDRDRTKRPEMAQIAVKYASTAIFTSDNPRHESPEAILDDMVAGLDPGVRYLRIADRAEAIRTAVMLSRPGDILLIAGKGHETYQIVGDVKHHFDDREEVRKSFELLN; from the coding sequence ATGAAGAAACTTTCTGAACTGCTGGAAAATACGACGGTCGGGGCGCTGTACGGCGACGGCTCGGCGGCGATCGCCGGACTGACCTACGATTCGCGGGCGGTGAAGCCGGGCGACTGCTTCTTCGCCGTGCCGGGGACGCAGAGCGACGGCCACGACTACATCCCGTCGGCTGTTGCGAAGGGCGCCGCGGCGGTGGTCTGCGAGCGGATGCCCGAGACGGCGGCCGAAGGCGTTGCGTATGTCGTGGTCGAAGACTCGGCGGGGGCGATGGCCGACATGGCGGCGGCGTTCTACGGCTATCCGAGCCGCGAACTGAAACTGGTGGGCATCACCGGAACCAACGGCAAGACCACGACCGTGACGCTGCTGTACGACCTCGTGCGGGCCCTGGGCTACAAGGCCGGGCTGGTCTCGACGGTGGTCTACAAGATCGACGGCCGCGAGATCGAGGCGACCCACACGACCCCCGATCCGATCCGTCTGAACGCCATGATGCGCGAGATGGCCGACGCCGGATGCGAATTCTGCTTCATGGAGTGTTCGTCGCACGCCATCGTGCAGGAGCGCACGCGGGGGCTCGACTTCGCCGGCGGCATCTTCTCCAACATCACCCACGACCACCTCGACTATCACAAGACCTTCGCCGAATACATCCGGGCCAAGAAACTCTTCTTCGACGGACTGCCCAAAGGGGCTTTCGCGCTGACGAACGCCGACGACCGCAACGGCCGCGTGATGGTGCAGAACACGGCGGCCGCGGTGAGCACCTACTCGCTGCGTGCGATGGCCGATTTCCGCTGCAAGATCGTCGAGATGCACCTCGACGGCATGCTGCTGCGCATCGACGGGCAGGAGCTGTGGGTGGGGCTGCTGGGGCGGTTCAACGCCTACAACCTGCTGGCGGTCTACGGCGCGGCGGTCCTGCTGGGGCTCGACCGGAGCGAGGTGCTGCGCGTCCTGAGCGTGCTGCACGCCGTGAGCGGCCGCTTCGAGAAGGTCCGCGCGGCGAACGGCACGACGGCCATCGTGGACTACGCCCACACGCCCGATGCGCTGGAGAACGTGATCCAGACCATCGAGGAGATCCGCACGCCCGGCCAGCAGCTGATCGTGGTGTGCGGCTGCGGCGGCGACCGCGACCGGACCAAGCGGCCCGAGATGGCGCAGATCGCCGTGAAATACGCCTCGACGGCGATCTTCACGTCGGACAATCCGCGCCACGAGTCGCCCGAGGCGATTCTCGACGACATGGTTGCGGGGCTCGATCCCGGGGTGCGCTACCTGCGCATCGCCGACCGGGCCGAGGCGATCCGCACGGCCGTGATGCTCTCGCGTCCGGGCGACATCCTCCTCATAGCGGGCAAGGGGCACGAGACCTATCAGATTGTCGGCGACGTGAAACACCATTTCGACGACCGCGAAGAAGTTCGAAAATCGTTCGAACTTCTCAATTAA
- the mraY gene encoding phospho-N-acetylmuramoyl-pentapeptide-transferase: MLYHLFKYLDEAYNLPGSGMFQYLSFRAAAAVILSLLIVIIFGRRIIDFLRRKQIGEEIRDLGLQGQLQKKGTPTMGGVIILIAILVPMLLVGNLGNVYVRLMLVSTVWLGLIGGLDDYIKVFRHRKEGLKGRFKIVGQVGLGIIVGTTMCLSPDIVVREKVTQPEQTVYTDADGTVVGSVQRNVVLSSESLKTTQTTIPFVKNNEFDYGWLTGGNSTATWLLYVLVAIFVVTAVSNGANLTDGLDGLATGVSVPIVAVLGVLAYLSGHIVYADYLNIMYIPDSGELVVFAAALVGALVGFLWYNSFPAQIFMGDTGSLAIGGVIAVFALCIRKELLLPLLCGVFLVESFSVMMQVGYFKYTKRRYGEGRRILLMSPIHHHYQKKGIFETKIVLRFWIISLLLAAITLVTLKIR; this comes from the coding sequence ATGCTTTATCACCTTTTCAAGTATCTGGACGAAGCCTATAACCTGCCCGGTTCGGGCATGTTCCAGTACCTTTCGTTCCGCGCTGCGGCGGCCGTCATCCTGTCGCTGCTGATCGTCATCATCTTCGGACGCCGGATCATCGACTTCCTGCGCCGCAAGCAGATCGGCGAGGAGATCCGCGACCTCGGGTTGCAGGGCCAGCTGCAAAAGAAGGGCACCCCCACGATGGGCGGCGTCATCATCCTCATCGCCATCCTGGTCCCGATGCTGCTCGTCGGCAACCTGGGCAACGTCTACGTCCGGCTGATGCTGGTCTCGACCGTCTGGCTGGGGCTGATCGGCGGTCTTGACGACTACATCAAGGTCTTCCGCCACCGGAAGGAGGGGCTGAAGGGCCGCTTCAAGATCGTGGGGCAGGTGGGCCTCGGCATCATCGTCGGCACGACGATGTGCCTGTCGCCCGACATCGTCGTCCGCGAGAAGGTCACCCAGCCCGAGCAGACGGTCTACACGGATGCCGACGGCACGGTGGTCGGGAGCGTCCAGCGCAACGTGGTGCTCAGTTCCGAGAGCCTCAAGACCACGCAGACGACCATTCCCTTCGTCAAGAACAACGAGTTCGACTACGGCTGGCTGACGGGAGGAAATTCCACGGCGACGTGGCTGCTCTACGTGCTGGTGGCGATCTTCGTGGTGACGGCCGTGTCGAACGGCGCCAACCTCACCGACGGACTCGACGGACTGGCGACGGGCGTTTCGGTCCCGATCGTCGCGGTGCTGGGCGTGCTGGCCTACCTTTCGGGACACATCGTCTACGCCGACTACCTCAACATCATGTACATCCCCGACAGCGGCGAGCTGGTGGTCTTCGCCGCGGCGCTGGTGGGTGCGCTGGTGGGATTCCTGTGGTACAACTCTTTCCCGGCGCAGATATTCATGGGCGACACCGGGTCGCTGGCCATCGGCGGCGTCATCGCCGTCTTCGCCCTCTGCATCCGCAAGGAACTGTTGCTGCCGCTGCTGTGCGGGGTCTTCCTCGTCGAGAGCTTCTCGGTAATGATGCAGGTCGGCTACTTTAAGTACACTAAACGCCGCTACGGCGAGGGGCGGCGCATCCTGCTGATGTCGCCGATCCACCACCACTATCAGAAGAAGGGCATCTTCGAAACCAAGATCGTCCTCCGCTTCTGGATCATTTCGCTGCTGCTGGCGGCCATTACGTTGGTAACGTTGAAGATAAGGTAA